A genomic segment from Leptolyngbyaceae cyanobacterium encodes:
- a CDS encoding Fur family transcriptional regulator, which produces MKNEAIAVKPIRSLEDALDRCQAMGMRLSRQRRFILELLWQAQEHLSAREIYDRLNYQGKNIGHTSVYQNLEALSAQGIIECIERSDGRLYGNISDSHSHVNCLDTNQILDVHIELPPELLQQVEQQTGVKITEYSINFFGYRKRD; this is translated from the coding sequence ATGAAAAATGAAGCGATCGCTGTTAAACCAATTCGTTCCTTAGAGGACGCCTTAGACAGGTGTCAAGCAATGGGAATGCGCTTGAGCCGTCAGCGTCGCTTTATACTGGAACTGCTCTGGCAAGCTCAAGAACACTTATCGGCCAGAGAAATATACGATCGTCTGAATTACCAAGGAAAAAATATCGGTCATACCTCTGTTTATCAAAATTTAGAGGCATTATCTGCACAAGGCATTATCGAGTGTATCGAAAGATCCGATGGTCGTTTGTACGGTAACATCAGCGACTCTCACAGCCACGTCAACTGCTTGGATACCAATCAAATTTTAGACGTTCACATCGAACTACCCCCAGAATTACTCCAGCAAGTCGAACAACAAACCGGAGTAAAAATTACCGAATATAGTATTAATTTCTTCGGTTATCGAAAAAGGGACTAA
- a CDS encoding nucleotidyltransferase family protein: MNSKNARKFEWLTSEHELLLRAAFQEGKDATDAWHQWKTTVDIEELDPESYRLLPLLYRNLSAHGVEDSEMVRLKGVYRRRWYENQLLVSKLTALLRSFQDAGIEAIILKDVALLLHYYQDDGLRAIDSLDIFVRWADGDAAIGLLNKLGWKLKEKVPDKVLSKLSVISFVDESGKTLNLYRHIYWYPLPANTDFGAGVIVTPIKDLSSYIFNPTYQLLQLCQQGTIWHLVPPIRLVADGMIIINSFADSIDWDFLVMEAEKNRFILPLKKAIAILSELLLVPIPDPIIAKVRDLKPSAFELLEYQVSAGEPLPVIKTFIMRYSQYLKSVQSSGLKFKMMGFPRYLQDVWGLDNLWSVPFLVTLKGIKRIKSDIFK, translated from the coding sequence ATGAATTCTAAAAACGCTCGAAAATTTGAGTGGCTTACTTCCGAGCATGAATTGCTTTTACGGGCTGCCTTTCAGGAGGGAAAAGATGCGACTGATGCTTGGCACCAATGGAAAACCACTGTCGATATTGAGGAACTCGATCCAGAATCTTATCGGTTGCTGCCATTACTGTATCGCAATTTATCTGCTCATGGTGTTGAAGATTCTGAGATGGTAAGACTTAAGGGTGTCTACCGTCGTAGATGGTATGAAAATCAACTTTTAGTTTCTAAATTAACCGCACTTCTGCGTTCTTTTCAAGATGCTGGGATTGAGGCAATAATTCTTAAAGATGTTGCTTTGCTTTTACATTATTACCAAGATGATGGACTTCGTGCTATAGATAGTTTGGATATATTTGTGCGTTGGGCAGATGGAGATGCAGCGATCGGTTTATTGAATAAGTTGGGCTGGAAATTAAAAGAAAAAGTACCAGATAAAGTTCTATCTAAGTTGTCTGTAATTAGTTTTGTAGATGAATCTGGTAAAACACTTAATCTTTACAGGCATATATATTGGTATCCTTTGCCAGCAAATACTGATTTTGGAGCGGGAGTAATAGTAACGCCAATTAAAGATTTATCAAGTTATATTTTCAACCCAACTTATCAGTTATTACAGCTTTGTCAGCAGGGAACGATATGGCATTTAGTTCCACCAATTCGCTTGGTGGCTGACGGGATGATAATTATTAATTCATTTGCCGATTCAATCGATTGGGATTTCCTAGTAATGGAGGCAGAAAAGAATCGATTTATTTTGCCGTTAAAAAAGGCGATCGCGATTTTATCTGAGTTACTATTAGTACCTATTCCCGATCCAATTATCGCAAAAGTTCGAGATTTGAAACCTTCAGCTTTTGAACTTCTGGAGTATCAAGTAAGCGCCGGAGAACCTCTGCCTGTCATCAAAACTTTTATTATGAGATATTCTCAATATTTGAAGTCTGTTCAAAGTAGTGGGTTGAAATTTAAGATGATGGGGTTTCCCAGGTATTTACAAGATGTTTGGGGGCTGGACAATTTATGGTCAGTTCCATTTCTAGTTACTCTTAAAGGTATAAAAAGGATAAAAAGCGATATTTTTAAGTGA
- a CDS encoding nucleotidyltransferase family protein, whose protein sequence is MIQKVKAKEIKVKESRPEIELLICCARTSIDTAIAERIKTILQGNIDWTYLIEIASQHATKPLLYHNLSSICPQAVPQPILDRLRNDYRANALRNMSLTKELLKLLNLFEKHQIPAITYKGAALTAAIYGNLSLRQFGDLDILIQPQDFSRAKELLISQGYHPDLKFEWEESWINNKNKVNVDLHQRIAPKYFPLSLDFEELWQRLELVSIIGTTVNTISTEDLLIILALQIAKDSWEQEQKLSQLCDIAELIRSHQQLDWGRIIKQAKSLGSERMLLVSLLLAKDILDAKLSAEIEQRLQGDWLIKLLADKLRRWLFDSSDSTIDKVQKLFFFPFAIRERLQDKINYGRRLTYLSYLAVKNRAEG, encoded by the coding sequence ATGATTCAAAAAGTAAAGGCTAAGGAAATCAAAGTTAAAGAATCGCGCCCGGAAATCGAGCTACTTATATGTTGTGCCAGAACTAGCATAGACACTGCAATCGCAGAGAGAATCAAAACCATTCTCCAGGGAAACATTGACTGGACATATTTAATAGAAATAGCATCTCAACACGCCACAAAGCCACTTTTATACCACAATCTTTCCAGCATTTGTCCACAAGCAGTTCCACAGCCAATTCTCGATCGCCTTCGCAACGATTACCGCGCCAATGCTCTCCGAAATATGTCCCTGACTAAAGAATTGTTAAAACTCCTAAATTTATTTGAAAAGCATCAAATTCCCGCCATCACCTACAAAGGAGCAGCCTTGACTGCTGCCATTTATGGCAACCTATCGCTCAGGCAGTTCGGAGATTTAGATATTTTAATTCAGCCGCAGGACTTTTCCAGAGCAAAAGAACTACTGATTTCTCAAGGATATCACCCAGATTTAAAATTTGAGTGGGAAGAAAGTTGGATAAATAATAAAAATAAAGTTAATGTAGACCTCCATCAAAGAATAGCACCAAAATACTTCCCTCTTTCACTCGATTTTGAGGAATTGTGGCAACGTCTTGAGCTTGTATCTATTATCGGTACAACAGTAAATACTATTTCCACGGAAGACTTATTGATTATTCTTGCCTTGCAGATAGCAAAAGACTCTTGGGAGCAGGAGCAAAAGCTTTCTCAACTCTGCGATATTGCTGAATTAATTCGCTCTCATCAACAGTTAGATTGGGGACGGATCATCAAGCAAGCTAAAAGTTTAGGCAGCGAACGAATGCTGTTAGTTAGTCTCCTCTTAGCCAAAGATATTTTGGATGCAAAACTATCAGCAGAAATAGAACAAAGATTGCAAGGAGATTGGTTGATAAAACTACTTGCAGACAAACTACGGCGATGGCTTTTTGATAGTTCTGACAGCACGATCGACAAAGTGCAAAAATTATTCTTCTTCCCTTTTGCAATAAGGGAACGTTTACAGGATAAAATTAATTATGGTCGTCGTTTGACATACCTCTCTTACCTGGCAGTAAAAAATCGGGCGGAAGGATAG
- a CDS encoding SMP-30/gluconolactonase/LRE family protein: MAQKSSQTYLKARISNIKHRIKRVMQRLEKRIDRIKLQFNTGSLEAKSPAFKTLFPKKVKIDRVATGFEFTEGPIWFAEEKYLLFSDIPANKILKLTTDVQVKIFRKPSNHSNGLTRDKQGRLIACEHGTRRVTRTETDGSITILADKFQGKNLNSPNDVVVKSDGAIYFTDPPYGIKPEQQEQPIQGVYRLSPDGNQIMIVADDFDKPNGLAFSPDEKQLYIDDSERRHIRIFDVKTDGTLANGRIFYDMNIKKPGSPDGMKVDVQGHIYCTGAGGVWVFDREGNHLGTIVTPEQPANCAWGDEDWQSLYITARTSVYKIRVNIPGLSLA, translated from the coding sequence ATGGCACAAAAATCAAGTCAAACTTATTTGAAAGCTCGAATTTCAAATATTAAGCATCGAATTAAACGAGTGATGCAGAGGCTGGAAAAAAGAATCGATCGCATAAAGTTACAGTTTAATACAGGTTCCTTAGAAGCCAAATCTCCAGCATTTAAAACCCTCTTTCCTAAAAAAGTAAAGATCGATCGCGTGGCTACCGGATTTGAGTTTACTGAAGGGCCAATTTGGTTTGCCGAAGAAAAGTATCTCCTCTTTAGCGATATTCCTGCCAACAAAATTTTGAAACTGACTACTGATGTTCAAGTAAAAATATTCAGAAAACCTAGTAATCATTCCAACGGTTTAACTAGAGATAAACAAGGAAGATTAATTGCTTGCGAACACGGTACGCGCCGAGTTACCCGCACCGAAACAGACGGTTCAATTACCATCTTAGCCGATAAATTCCAAGGCAAAAACCTCAATAGTCCCAATGATGTTGTAGTCAAAAGTGACGGCGCTATTTATTTTACCGATCCTCCTTATGGCATTAAACCCGAACAGCAAGAACAACCAATCCAAGGAGTTTATCGCCTTTCCCCTGATGGGAATCAAATTATGATCGTAGCCGATGATTTTGATAAACCAAATGGTTTGGCATTTTCACCTGATGAAAAGCAGCTTTATATTGATGATTCAGAACGCCGTCATATCCGAATTTTTGATGTTAAAACAGATGGTACGCTTGCTAATGGTCGGATTTTTTACGATATGAACATCAAAAAACCAGGTTCACCGGATGGGATGAAAGTAGACGTGCAGGGACACATATACTGTACGGGTGCAGGCGGCGTGTGGGTATTCGATCGCGAAGGCAATCATTTAGGAACAATTGTGACTCCCGAACAACCAGCAAATTGTGCTTGGGGAGATGAAGATTGGCAAAGTCTTTATATCACCGCTCGCACTTCAGTATACAAAATTAGAGTAAATATTCCCGGCCTCAGCCTTGCTTGA
- a CDS encoding Gfo/Idh/MocA family oxidoreductase yields MRKIRYAVIGTKGIGVLHSYLAKKHENVELVALVDIDETAVKEQANKHRVRWFTDYRDLLDAGIVDAVSIATPHHLHSEIGLACLKAGVHIFMEKPFANRVSEADAMIAAAKVNNLKIGVAHQYRTYRSPQKIKHLIEEGAIGKISRILWSWVEFRPESYYRDRWHSTWQHSGGGVLMNQASHDLDLICWLIGKPKQVSALIGNQLHKAEIEDIVCANVLFENGAFGSLQLTINQPRGYSIRQIAGDKGIVVVQDVQSLTSDRYDRILLGTYEDRLSKMAIDLGGNHDQPKTKWQTLDIKKDPNLENLIRQWDRQASQKLKEIKLLKYPSLLQRLGLLKKEDPPHHLILMDSFIDAILNGGEPIVNGENTLPTIELINAIILSALRNKTVDFPIDREEYDSLFEELSSRAIEVPIFR; encoded by the coding sequence ATGAGAAAAATTCGTTACGCTGTAATTGGAACCAAAGGTATTGGTGTACTTCACTCTTACTTAGCCAAAAAACACGAAAATGTCGAGTTAGTTGCTCTGGTCGATATTGATGAAACGGCAGTCAAAGAACAGGCAAACAAACATCGCGTGCGGTGGTTTACAGATTACCGTGACTTACTGGACGCTGGAATTGTTGATGCAGTTTCGATCGCAACTCCCCACCATCTTCATAGCGAAATTGGTTTAGCCTGCTTGAAGGCAGGAGTTCATATTTTTATGGAAAAACCATTTGCTAACCGCGTCTCAGAAGCTGACGCGATGATTGCAGCAGCAAAGGTCAACAACCTAAAAATTGGTGTTGCTCATCAATATCGTACCTATCGAAGTCCTCAGAAAATCAAGCATTTGATTGAAGAGGGAGCAATTGGTAAAATTTCGCGCATACTTTGGTCATGGGTTGAATTTCGTCCAGAAAGCTATTATCGCGATCGTTGGCACTCTACTTGGCAACATTCAGGTGGTGGCGTGCTGATGAATCAAGCCAGTCACGACCTAGATTTGATTTGCTGGCTAATTGGTAAACCCAAACAAGTTTCTGCGCTGATTGGTAATCAACTTCACAAAGCAGAAATTGAAGATATCGTCTGCGCGAATGTCCTGTTTGAAAATGGTGCTTTTGGTTCGCTCCAACTTACTATTAATCAACCTAGAGGTTATAGCATTCGTCAAATAGCTGGAGATAAAGGAATAGTTGTCGTTCAGGATGTTCAAAGTTTAACTAGCGATCGCTACGATCGTATTTTGCTGGGGACTTATGAAGATCGACTTTCCAAAATGGCGATCGATCTGGGAGGAAATCACGATCAGCCAAAAACAAAGTGGCAAACTCTAGATATTAAAAAAGATCCTAATTTGGAAAATTTGATTCGCCAATGGGATCGTCAAGCTTCCCAAAAATTAAAAGAAATAAAATTACTGAAATATCCAAGTTTATTACAGCGATTGGGTTTGTTAAAGAAAGAAGACCCTCCCCATCATTTAATTTTAATGGACAGCTTTATCGATGCCATCCTCAATGGAGGAGAGCCTATAGTAAATGGAGAAAATACCTTGCCTACTATTGAATTGATTAACGCGATTATACTTTCTGCACTCCGAAACAAAACAGTAGATTTTCCAATCGATCGAGAAGAGTATGATAGCCTGTTTGAAGAATTAAGTAGCCGCGCGATCGAAGTCCCGATATTTCGTTAA